The region TTCATAGTACAACGACCATTTTTAGTATCGCATTCTGATTGACAGTCGAAAAAATTGCATTCATAATCAGATTGACACGAAGGCTGAGTTAGTATTTCTTccattttatcttttgaaaatacCAAATCAACATCAATTGCTTTCACATTTAAATACCTTGTCAATccaaaattgttttcttgaatATCACAGTGTGACAACAATCCTACTTGACTATTTTGGAAATCTTGGATTAACTTAAGAAAACTGGAAGCTATCTTTGCTTTTTCAAGCCAGGACATGTCTCTAAGAAACCTAGGATAAATTTCACTATATGGCTGAAATGAATCTACAGCATAAAACTCGCCACAAGTACCTAATATTTTAGGAAAAGATTTCAGATTACGATGAAGTGCAAACATAACTAATTCTGATTGAGCAATCGACAATATCGCTGATTGCATTTCCTTTATAGAAAGACTGATTTTACCAAAAAgtgttttaagaaaaacatcaaaatcaCTTGCAAGCAATTTTGATGAAACTGTGCCAAAAGATGACCAAAATGATGTATTTCTTCtagaataattttgaaaaatgttttttctacaCTAGAGATATTTTGATGAACTCTGATAAagtctaaaatagaaaaacaataatgaaattttataacttgaacaccaatggaaaaaaacaaaaaaatttggttaaatatcaaaaataaaattgcttttattaagTAGTTTTTTCTGTGGCCTTTCTATGCAAACTATGACGCAAATAAAATTGAGTTCATTACATGAGACCCCATAGCCTAAATTATTTATACGATCggatattttgcattttgaagaaaaaaaaagaaggccAATTTTCTCGAAAGGTGTTTTTAAAGAAGCAGCTTTGGAAGTTAAAAAAGATGGTTAACAAATGTTGCGTTGTAAATTGTCGTTCAAATTATCGTAATTTTGGTGAAGTATCTACAGTAGTATTTTCGTTTCCAAAAaaagaagagttaaaaaaaaatttggattaaatttgtaaatagaaaAGATTGGACACCTCAATGTGAACCAAAGTAACCATCAGGTTTGAAATCTCCCCACATCagatgttattttatatatacttagttagaataataattgatataatagaataataattgATTACTTTAAACCTCCTATTGAGTggaaaaatgcatgaaaatcaaaaattaaaattactttttagttatataaattatccgCCATTTTCCATAGCTTTTCAATAGCtttggttattttttataaaataaccaaagctattgaagaaaaaaataaaaacttttatttgagaTAGTTATGATCAGAGTTAACCATCCTAAAGTTATTTGTAGCGATTGTTATAAAAACCATTATTGTTTAGAActagtaaatcaaaaaaaaattcttttttcaaatccaTGCTTTATGCAAGCAGAATTCTATTGGGCctagaaattctttttttgttatcttttgtAGA is a window of Hydra vulgaris chromosome 15, alternate assembly HydraT2T_AEP DNA encoding:
- the LOC101234828 gene encoding divergent protein kinase domain 1C isoform X4, producing the protein MQSAILSIAQSELVMFALHRNLKSFPKILGTCGEFYAVDSFQPYSEIYPRFLRDMSWLEKAKIASSFLKLIQDFQNSQVGLLSHCDIQENNFGLTRYLNVKAIDVDLVFSKDKMEEILTQPSCQSDYECNFFDCQSECDTKNGRCTMKSVTNNLQVLCRNILYPKWPFVGLFSSKIPIKIRTRFKQILTYCRSEIFGKFSNTHLQVNQTLKELAFLLSTSFL